One Fusobacterium sp. FSA-380-WT-3A DNA window includes the following coding sequences:
- a CDS encoding BREX system Lon protease-like protein BrxL, whose amino-acid sequence MKTLSVSERIKTMDRKDLEDIVLKLIEKNEEKREELPYEMIDLIKKKPSFPIFTSSIEKKLRHDDEIVSSNNSFKAFIDTDISTKKCGIILKVKDYDIEFLLPLPDKIKKEFCLNIKTGIYTCEGEIRYTPEMNIFTVHYLKIYSYYDIFNTWNNMISNTDRTIKSRMDLIISKFGLEPNNLLYMEKIVFLLRLVPLVEKKYLMVDISKREIGKSYIYSMLNFNLYTNRVTRSTAFVDGRNGKEGDFFLENPVYIIDEIGKIKDLELITSIQVFKNGDKNEGTIQTGKGNKKSSNSIILLGNPKITVDFNRIFKTKTNIFSNTIIDKNEDSTAFLSRIDSLIPSYGCRAFNSSMLNKNGKDEEFIDIFKNALSTLREKELNISEFLKKYNLPSSFNSPREEIAIFKTLEGLLKLLYPEVYIENNNNNLLQGILDLLLLIAIQVRQTVNNQIAIIEKRELGNIIDYSCDIRNIYFNSFNAQYLCTPHRIFINEGTTIRKIPLDTVGIMLNKLEINYLKQRNYYFEELGIGELRHYLNVVSEFDNNPMFNHLTGSIEYSKNYNFIKTYSLVNF is encoded by the coding sequence ATGAAAACACTTTCTGTTAGCGAAAGAATAAAAACAATGGATAGAAAAGATTTAGAGGATATAGTTTTAAAATTAATAGAAAAAAATGAAGAAAAAAGAGAGGAATTACCATATGAAATGATAGATTTAATTAAAAAGAAACCTTCATTTCCAATATTTACTTCTTCTATAGAGAAAAAGTTACGCCATGATGATGAAATAGTATCTAGTAATAATAGTTTTAAAGCTTTTATAGATACTGATATCTCTACAAAAAAATGTGGAATAATTCTTAAAGTCAAAGATTATGATATAGAATTCCTCCTACCTCTTCCAGATAAAATAAAAAAAGAGTTTTGTTTAAATATTAAAACAGGTATTTATACTTGTGAAGGGGAAATTAGATATACTCCAGAAATGAATATCTTTACAGTTCATTATCTTAAAATTTATAGTTATTATGATATATTTAATACTTGGAATAATATGATTTCTAATACTGATAGAACAATTAAATCTAGAATGGATTTAATCATTTCAAAGTTTGGACTCGAACCGAATAATTTACTATATATGGAGAAAATAGTATTCTTACTACGGTTAGTTCCTTTAGTTGAAAAAAAGTATTTAATGGTAGATATTTCAAAAAGAGAAATAGGAAAAAGCTATATATACTCTATGTTAAATTTCAACTTATATACTAATCGTGTAACTAGAAGTACTGCATTTGTAGATGGAAGAAATGGAAAAGAAGGTGACTTCTTCTTAGAAAATCCTGTTTACATAATTGATGAAATAGGAAAGATTAAGGATTTAGAACTAATAACATCAATCCAAGTTTTTAAAAATGGTGATAAAAACGAAGGAACTATTCAAACTGGAAAAGGTAATAAAAAATCTAGTAATTCAATTATTTTATTAGGAAATCCTAAAATTACTGTTGATTTTAATAGAATATTTAAAACTAAAACTAATATATTTTCTAATACTATAATTGATAAAAATGAAGATAGTACAGCATTTTTAAGTAGAATTGATAGTTTAATTCCATCTTATGGCTGTCGTGCTTTTAATTCTTCAATGTTAAACAAAAATGGTAAAGATGAAGAATTTATAGATATATTTAAGAATGCTTTATCAACATTAAGAGAAAAAGAGTTGAATATTTCTGAGTTCTTAAAAAAATATAATTTACCTTCATCTTTCAATAGTCCTAGAGAAGAGATTGCTATTTTTAAAACTTTAGAAGGATTATTAAAACTTTTATACCCTGAAGTGTATATAGAAAATAATAATAACAATCTCTTACAAGGAATCTTAGATTTGCTATTATTAATTGCTATCCAAGTTCGACAAACAGTAAATAATCAAATAGCGATAATAGAAAAGAGAGAATTAGGAAATATTATTGATTATTCTTGTGATATTAGAAATATCTATTTTAATTCTTTTAATGCTCAATATCTTTGTACACCTCATAGAATATTTATAAATGAAGGTACAACAATAAGAAAGATTCCACTTGATACAGTAGGAATTATGCTTAATAAATTAGAGATAAACTACTTAAAACAAAGGAATTATTACTTTGAAGAATTAGGAATTGGTGAATTGAGACATTATTTAAATGTTGTATCTGAATTTGATAATAATCCTATGTTTAATCATTTAACTGGTAGTATAGAATATTCTAAAAACTATAACTTTATAAAAACTTATTCTCTAGTTAATTTTTAA
- a CDS encoding ArdC-like ssDNA-binding domain-containing protein → MKEYSNFINKIEELKNDINDKIEDFLKNSQELKEFIEFRKNNFYSYSIRNNILIYKQDKTATMVAGFQKWKEMGYNIKKGAKAIKILVPLFKKEEVNGEEKEKIYGFRYANVFDIKHTIPTENAVEIPTIDTRMKIGKSKYGITKLFNKSKEIVEQYLPVNIQKELDDRTSRGMTDGKTITLKKDKFVAMSGTLIHEFTHYLNHFDEDVKEKKNMNQEEVEAELGAMLYGSYFNLDISGKYKYIALWKNNNVRIDEAFDVALSSFEQFLYGLGEDKKGLIDLLEEEK, encoded by the coding sequence ATGAAGGAATATTCAAACTTTATAAATAAGATTGAAGAATTAAAAAATGATATAAATGATAAGATAGAAGATTTCTTAAAGAACTCACAAGAACTAAAAGAGTTTATAGAATTTAGAAAAAATAACTTCTATAGCTATAGTATTAGAAATAACATCCTTATCTATAAACAAGATAAAACAGCAACAATGGTCGCTGGATTTCAAAAGTGGAAAGAGATGGGATATAACATTAAAAAGGGTGCGAAAGCCATTAAAATATTAGTTCCATTATTTAAAAAAGAAGAAGTTAATGGAGAAGAAAAGGAAAAAATCTATGGATTTAGATATGCTAATGTATTTGATATTAAACATACTATTCCTACAGAAAATGCAGTAGAAATACCAACAATAGATACTAGAATGAAGATAGGAAAAAGCAAATATGGAATTACAAAACTATTTAATAAAAGTAAGGAAATAGTAGAACAGTATTTACCAGTAAATATCCAAAAAGAATTAGATGATAGAACATCAAGGGGAATGACTGATGGAAAGACTATTACATTAAAAAAAGATAAATTTGTAGCTATGAGTGGAACTTTAATACATGAGTTTACTCATTACTTAAATCATTTTGATGAAGATGTAAAAGAAAAAAAGAATATGAATCAAGAGGAAGTTGAAGCAGAACTAGGAGCCATGTTATATGGTTCCTATTTTAATTTAGACATAAGTGGAAAATATAAATATATAGCTTTATGGAAAAATAATAATGTAAGAATTGATGAAGCTTTTGATGTAGCCTTATCATCATTTGAGCAATTCCTATATGGATTAGGCGAAGATAAAAAAGGATTAATAGATTTATTAGAGGAGGAAAAATAA
- a CDS encoding siphovirus Gp157 family protein produces the protein MKMYEIAGAMIETLDIFLDSDGTELDKENYNMIMDYLKDELSGKSSNIIKYIRNLELESKSAKEESDRLLDISKKKTKKIENLKNYLIGIMQFLDKKKIETDLGAYGIRKNPDKVDVYDMSVLPKEFLKVTEEVKADKEKIKEYLKEHGELKGARIVTNYSLQIR, from the coding sequence ATGAAAATGTATGAAATAGCTGGAGCAATGATTGAAACACTAGATATATTCTTAGATTCTGATGGTACTGAACTAGATAAAGAAAACTATAATATGATTATGGATTATTTAAAAGATGAACTTTCTGGGAAAAGTTCTAATATTATCAAATATATTAGAAATCTTGAACTTGAAAGTAAATCAGCAAAGGAAGAATCAGATAGATTACTAGATATAAGTAAGAAGAAAACTAAGAAAATAGAGAATCTTAAAAACTACCTTATAGGGATTATGCAGTTCCTAGATAAAAAGAAAATAGAAACAGATTTAGGAGCTTATGGAATAAGAAAAAATCCTGATAAAGTAGATGTATATGATATGTCAGTTTTACCTAAAGAATTTCTAAAAGTAACAGAGGAAGTAAAAGCAGATAAAGAAAAAATAAAGGAATATTTAAAAGAACATGGAGAATTAAAAGGAGCGAGAATAGTAACTAACTATTCATTACAGATAAGATGA
- the tsaB gene encoding tRNA (adenosine(37)-N6)-threonylcarbamoyltransferase complex dimerization subunit type 1 TsaB encodes MLILGIDTSTNVGSIGVYSDEKGLLGEITVNINKTHSENIMVMVDNLLNLLEVDIKDIDKIAVSIGPGSFTGIRIGVAVAKGLAFANNCKIVGVNELDIIAGNSTNNDYEICSIIDARKERGYYCSFKYENEALKQLEEYKVGELREYLETRKNKKTLYLGDGAIRYRSLIEEIVGKDNCIFANNSLNLPRAGVLCEISKDREDNIYTMEPVYLSKSQAEREKEK; translated from the coding sequence ATGTTAATCTTAGGAATTGATACTTCTACAAATGTTGGAAGTATAGGAGTGTATTCTGATGAAAAAGGATTGCTAGGAGAAATAACGGTAAACATTAATAAAACTCATTCTGAAAATATTATGGTAATGGTTGATAATTTATTAAATCTTTTAGAGGTTGATATAAAAGATATAGATAAAATTGCTGTAAGTATAGGACCTGGTTCTTTTACAGGAATAAGAATAGGTGTAGCTGTTGCCAAAGGATTAGCTTTTGCAAATAATTGTAAAATAGTTGGAGTTAATGAACTTGATATTATTGCAGGAAATTCTACAAATAATGATTATGAAATTTGTTCAATAATAGATGCTAGAAAAGAAAGAGGATATTATTGTAGTTTTAAGTATGAAAATGAAGCTTTAAAACAATTAGAAGAATATAAAGTTGGAGAATTAAGAGAATATTTAGAAACTAGAAAAAATAAAAAAACTCTTTATTTAGGTGATGGAGCTATAAGATATAGAAGTTTGATTGAGGAGATTGTTGGAAAAGATAATTGTATTTTTGCAAATAACTCTTTAAATCTACCTAGAGCAGGAGTTTTATGTGAAATTTCTAAAGACAGAGAAGATAATATCTACACAATGGAACCTGTATATTTAAGTAAATCACAAGCAGAGAGAGAAAAGGAAAAATAA
- a CDS encoding recombinase family protein: MKKAVAYCRFSSDNQRTESILAQVRAIEDYCKKEGFTLVKIYKDEAISGTSTDDREQFLEMIADSKKKEFNYVIVHKFDRFARNRYDHAIYERELNENNVKLISVLEQLNDSPEAVILKSVLTGMNEYYSLNLAREVRKGQKENALKCIHNGGIPPLGYNLTNEKTYIINETEAQAVKLIFKMYLEGRGYSYIADELNSLGFKNKLGKPFKKLSIRDTLKNEKYSGIYTFGKKDKKGKLTGKEIKIENGIPAIISKEDFEKVQIKLKRRIRNTTGRSTALTPYLLTGLCMCGECGGTYSGGYRTVNRNKTIYYGYQCRNRKDKITNCKNTPIRRELLEKLIISILKENIFSAPQIDIVAEKVFSYIKNSLKQSNTEIKKIEKNISKLQEKLSKLLDYSLDGIISDCEYKEKKEKIDMEILSLKEKKLEYSNSAKIISKEQIKNHLIELGQNLDSKDDTLIQIIIQTFVKKIIIHRTEITVEIRLFPGLDMVNNGGDDGN, translated from the coding sequence ATGAAGAAAGCAGTAGCATATTGTAGATTTAGTTCAGATAATCAAAGAACAGAAAGTATATTAGCTCAAGTAAGAGCAATAGAAGACTATTGTAAAAAAGAAGGTTTCACTTTAGTAAAAATCTATAAAGATGAAGCTATATCTGGTACATCTACTGACGACAGAGAACAATTCTTAGAAATGATAGCTGATTCTAAAAAGAAAGAATTTAACTATGTTATAGTACATAAATTTGATAGATTTGCAAGAAATAGATATGATCATGCTATTTATGAAAGGGAATTAAATGAAAATAATGTAAAACTTATATCAGTATTAGAGCAATTAAATGATTCTCCTGAAGCAGTAATTTTAAAATCTGTACTCACTGGAATGAATGAATATTATTCTCTTAATCTTGCTAGAGAAGTTAGAAAAGGACAAAAAGAAAATGCATTAAAATGTATTCATAATGGAGGAATACCACCACTTGGCTATAATTTAACAAATGAGAAAACTTACATAATTAATGAAACAGAAGCTCAAGCTGTTAAGTTAATATTTAAAATGTATCTTGAAGGAAGAGGATATTCTTATATAGCTGATGAATTAAATTCTCTAGGATTTAAAAACAAATTAGGAAAACCTTTTAAAAAATTAAGTATAAGAGATACTCTAAAGAATGAAAAGTATTCTGGAATATATACCTTTGGAAAAAAAGATAAAAAAGGAAAACTTACAGGTAAAGAAATAAAAATAGAAAATGGAATACCAGCTATTATATCAAAAGAAGATTTTGAAAAGGTACAAATAAAACTAAAAAGAAGAATTAGAAATACAACAGGTCGTTCAACTGCATTAACTCCTTATCTTTTAACAGGATTATGTATGTGTGGAGAATGTGGAGGAACTTATTCTGGAGGATATAGAACTGTTAATAGAAACAAGACTATTTACTATGGATACCAATGTAGAAATAGAAAAGATAAAATAACTAATTGTAAAAATACTCCTATAAGAAGAGAATTATTAGAAAAACTTATCATTTCTATTTTAAAAGAAAATATATTCTCTGCTCCACAAATAGATATAGTTGCAGAAAAAGTTTTCTCTTATATAAAAAATTCTTTAAAACAATCTAATACAGAAATTAAAAAAATAGAAAAAAATATATCAAAACTTCAAGAAAAATTAAGTAAATTATTAGATTATTCATTAGATGGAATAATTTCAGATTGTGAATATAAAGAAAAAAAAGAAAAAATAGATATGGAAATATTATCTTTAAAAGAAAAAAAATTAGAATATAGTAATTCAGCTAAAATAATAAGTAAAGAACAAATAAAAAATCATCTTATTGAACTAGGACAAAATCTAGATTCAAAAGATGATACTCTTATTCAAATTATTATTCAAACATTTGTAAAAAAAATTATTATCCATAGAACAGAAATCACAGTAGAAATACGTTTATTTCCTGGACTGGACATGGTTAATAATGGTGGAGATGACGGGAATTGA
- a CDS encoding methyltransferase domain-containing protein gives MNFEKNFSTYDSNALIQKEVAKKLVDIMDENIKEKKFNKVFELGCGTGLFTREVLEKFQINILDLNDYYDTKNYFKDIEYNNFIVGDMVNSINENYDIIISSSSFQWIDDFEKLVENISRKTDKLFFSMYIDGNLKEIQNHFGVGLKYKTQEDIIKILEKYFTDIKYFREKKILNFFTPLEALKHIKRTGVGLKNTKTSVNKIKSYQERNLTYSIGYFMAVKNNI, from the coding sequence ATGAATTTTGAAAAGAATTTTTCAACATATGATAGTAATGCACTAATCCAAAAAGAAGTAGCTAAAAAATTAGTTGATATAATGGATGAAAATATTAAAGAAAAAAAATTTAATAAAGTTTTTGAATTAGGTTGTGGAACAGGACTTTTTACAAGAGAGGTTTTAGAAAAATTTCAAATAAATATTTTAGATTTAAATGATTATTATGACACAAAAAATTATTTTAAGGATATTGAATATAATAATTTCATTGTAGGAGATATGGTAAACTCTATAAATGAAAATTATGATATTATAATTTCAAGCTCTAGTTTTCAATGGATAGATGATTTTGAAAAATTGGTAGAAAATATTTCTAGAAAAACTGATAAATTATTTTTTTCAATGTATATTGATGGGAATTTAAAGGAGATTCAAAATCATTTTGGAGTTGGACTTAAATATAAAACTCAAGAGGACATTATAAAAATATTGGAAAAATATTTTACGGATATTAAATATTTTAGAGAAAAAAAGATTCTAAATTTTTTTACTCCATTAGAGGCTTTAAAACATATAAAAAGAACAGGAGTAGGTTTAAAAAATACAAAGACTTCTGTAAACAAGATAAAATCTTATCAAGAGAGAAATTTAACATATTCAATAGGATATTTCATGGCTGTTAAAAATAATATTTAG
- the thrS gene encoding threonine--tRNA ligase translates to MKVELIDGSIKEFEKAENMFVIAKSISNSLVKKSVAAKVDGELKDMSYVLDHDAKVEFITMDTEEGEHIIRHSAAHLMAQAVVRLFPGTKVTIGPAIENGFYYDFDSEEQFTPEDLEKIEAEMKKIAKEDLKIERVMMTREEAIKHFEELGEIYKVEIIKEIAKGDELSFYKQGEFMDLCRGPHVPSTSYIKAFKLKSVAGAYWRGDAKNKMLQRIYGLAFSNNDKLKDYLVFLEEAEKRDHRRLGKELELFFVSEYGPGFPIFLPKGMVLKNTLIDLWRREHKKAGYVEIQTPTMLNKELWETSGHWFNYRENMYTTSIDETDFAIKPMNCPGGVITYKNKIHSYKDLPERVGELGHVHRHEFSGALHGLMRVRAFTQDDAHIFMTPDQIQDEIIGVVQLIDKFYRGIFGFDYSIELSTKPEKAIGAQEIWDKAEAGLKGALEKIGVPYKLNPGDGAFYGPKLDFKIKDAIGRTWQCGTIQLDFNLPERFDINYIGEDGEKHRPVMIHRVVYGSIERFIGILIEHYAGAFPMWLAPTQVKILTLNDEVVPYAKEVMAMLEDKNIRVELDDRAETIGYKIREANGKYKIPMQLVIGKAEAENREVNVRRFGEKDQKTMKLEDFIPYAIDEATLKIKENL, encoded by the coding sequence ATGAAAGTAGAATTAATAGATGGAAGCATAAAAGAATTTGAAAAAGCAGAAAATATGTTTGTCATAGCTAAATCTATAAGTAATTCTTTAGTAAAAAAATCTGTTGCTGCTAAAGTTGACGGAGAACTAAAAGATATGTCTTATGTTTTAGACCATGATGCAAAAGTAGAATTTATAACTATGGATACAGAAGAGGGAGAACATATAATTAGACACTCAGCAGCCCACTTAATGGCTCAAGCAGTTGTTAGATTATTCCCAGGAACAAAAGTAACAATAGGACCAGCTATAGAAAATGGTTTCTATTATGACTTTGATTCAGAAGAACAATTTACTCCAGAAGACTTAGAAAAAATTGAAGCTGAAATGAAAAAAATAGCTAAAGAAGATTTAAAAATCGAAAGAGTTATGATGACTAGAGAGGAAGCTATAAAACATTTTGAAGAGTTAGGAGAAATTTATAAAGTTGAAATTATAAAAGAAATTGCAAAAGGAGATGAACTTTCTTTCTATAAACAAGGAGAGTTTATGGACCTTTGTAGAGGACCTCATGTTCCATCAACATCATATATTAAAGCATTCAAATTAAAATCAGTTGCTGGAGCTTACTGGAGAGGTGACGCAAAAAATAAAATGCTTCAAAGAATATATGGTTTAGCATTTTCAAATAATGATAAATTAAAAGATTATTTAGTATTCTTAGAAGAAGCTGAAAAAAGAGACCACAGAAGATTAGGAAAAGAGTTAGAATTATTCTTTGTAAGTGAATATGGACCAGGATTCCCAATCTTCTTACCAAAAGGAATGGTATTAAAAAATACTTTAATAGACTTATGGAGAAGAGAGCATAAAAAAGCTGGATATGTTGAAATTCAAACTCCTACAATGTTAAATAAAGAGTTATGGGAAACTTCAGGACACTGGTTTAACTATAGAGAAAATATGTATACTACTTCAATAGATGAAACAGATTTTGCTATAAAACCAATGAACTGTCCAGGTGGAGTTATAACTTATAAAAACAAAATTCACTCTTATAAAGATTTACCAGAAAGAGTTGGAGAATTAGGACATGTACACAGACATGAATTCTCAGGAGCTTTACATGGATTAATGAGAGTTAGAGCATTTACTCAAGATGATGCTCATATCTTTATGACTCCAGACCAAATTCAAGATGAAATTATAGGAGTCGTACAATTAATAGATAAATTCTATAGAGGAATATTTGGATTTGATTATTCAATAGAATTATCAACAAAACCAGAAAAAGCTATTGGAGCTCAAGAAATTTGGGATAAAGCAGAAGCTGGATTAAAAGGAGCTTTAGAAAAAATAGGTGTTCCTTATAAATTAAATCCTGGTGATGGAGCTTTCTATGGACCTAAATTAGACTTCAAAATTAAAGATGCTATTGGAAGAACTTGGCAATGTGGAACAATTCAATTAGACTTCAACTTACCAGAAAGATTTGATATTAACTACATTGGTGAAGATGGAGAAAAACATAGACCAGTAATGATTCATAGAGTTGTTTATGGTTCAATAGAAAGATTTATTGGAATTTTAATAGAACACTATGCTGGAGCTTTCCCTATGTGGTTAGCACCTACTCAAGTTAAAATATTAACTCTTAATGATGAAGTAGTTCCATATGCAAAAGAAGTTATGGCTATGTTAGAAGATAAAAATATAAGAGTAGAATTAGATGATAGAGCTGAAACAATAGGTTACAAAATTAGAGAAGCAAATGGAAAATATAAAATTCCTATGCAACTTGTAATTGGAAAAGCTGAAGCTGAAAATAGAGAGGTTAATGTAAGAAGATTTGGAGAAAAAGACCAAAAAACTATGAAATTAGAAGATTTCATTCCTTATGCTATTGATGAAGCTACTTTAAAAATAAAAGAAAATTTATAA
- the tsaE gene encoding tRNA (adenosine(37)-N6)-threonylcarbamoyltransferase complex ATPase subunit type 1 TsaE — translation MEKIMSFAQINDFSKKLANYVVPGDTIALIGDLGTGKTTFSQNFAKEFGVTENLKSPTFNYVLEYFSGKFPLYHFDVYRLSTPEEIYEVGYEDYINGDGVVLIEWANIIESELPKEYIEIKFEYFDEGTRKLNISFIGNKAREKELFKLC, via the coding sequence ATGGAAAAAATAATGTCATTTGCTCAAATAAATGATTTTTCTAAAAAATTGGCAAATTATGTTGTACCTGGAGATACTATTGCTTTAATTGGAGATTTAGGAACAGGAAAAACAACTTTTAGCCAAAATTTTGCAAAAGAATTTGGTGTTACAGAAAATTTAAAAAGTCCAACTTTTAACTATGTGTTAGAATATTTTTCTGGAAAATTTCCTCTTTATCATTTTGATGTGTATAGATTATCTACCCCAGAAGAAATTTATGAAGTAGGTTATGAAGATTATATAAATGGTGATGGAGTAGTTTTAATAGAATGGGCTAATATAATTGAGTCAGAACTTCCAAAAGAATATATTGAAATAAAATTTGAATATTTTGATGAGGGTACAAGAAAATTAAATATTTCTTTTATTGGAAATAAAGCAAGAGAAAAGGAGTTGTTTAAATTATGTTAA
- a CDS encoding DUF4250 domain-containing protein, whose translation MNFIKMDINIAYSMINMKLRDFYSSLDSLCEDMDIDKNELIEHFEKNGYFYDENKNQFSLK comes from the coding sequence ATGAATTTTATAAAAATGGATATAAATATAGCTTATAGTATGATAAATATGAAATTGAGAGATTTTTATTCATCACTTGATAGTTTATGTGAAGATATGGATATTGATAAAAATGAACTTATAGAGCATTTTGAAAAAAATGGTTATTTTTATGATGAAAATAAAAATCAATTTTCTTTAAAATAA
- a CDS encoding universal stress protein, with product MKKILIPLDGTERSMHSIDLVKNLYTTDEIELILMYVKEDAKLFIEEKDFLEAEKEMQEIVAPAIRQLEGYKVACEVGFVEPGKEILKSASMNKVDIIIMTKSTKKGLTRMIGSVTSYVVKHAPCIVMIVPE from the coding sequence ATGAAAAAAATTCTTATACCGTTAGATGGAACAGAAAGAAGTATGCATTCTATTGATTTAGTAAAAAATCTTTATACTACTGATGAGATAGAGCTAATATTGATGTATGTTAAAGAAGATGCTAAGCTTTTTATTGAAGAAAAAGATTTTTTAGAAGCTGAAAAGGAGATGCAAGAGATAGTGGCACCAGCTATAAGACAGTTAGAGGGATATAAAGTTGCTTGTGAAGTTGGATTTGTAGAGCCAGGAAAAGAAATTTTAAAATCAGCTTCAATGAATAAAGTTGATATTATAATAATGACTAAATCTACTAAGAAAGGACTTACTCGTATGATTGGTTCTGTAACTAGTTATGTAGTAAAACATGCTCCTTGTATAGTAATGATAGTTCCAGAATAA
- the rfaE2 gene encoding D-glycero-beta-D-manno-heptose 1-phosphate adenylyltransferase: protein MLIDREFGKQLVEMLKTQNKKVVFTNGCFDILHVGHLRYLNEAKRQGDILIVGVNSDSSVKKLKGESRPINNQYDRAEMLGGLKAVDFTVIFEEDTPEELIACLKPSIHVKGGDYTKDDLPETKIVESYGGEVRILSFVEGKSTTNIVKKIQG, encoded by the coding sequence ATGTTAATAGACAGAGAATTTGGAAAACAATTAGTAGAAATGTTAAAAACTCAAAATAAAAAAGTTGTTTTTACAAATGGATGTTTTGATATTTTACATGTAGGTCATTTAAGATATTTGAATGAAGCTAAAAGACAAGGAGATATACTTATTGTAGGAGTTAATTCAGACAGTTCTGTAAAAAAATTAAAAGGAGAATCTCGTCCAATAAATAATCAATATGATAGAGCAGAAATGTTAGGGGGACTAAAAGCAGTAGATTTTACTGTAATTTTTGAAGAGGATACCCCAGAAGAATTAATTGCTTGTTTAAAACCATCTATTCATGTAAAAGGTGGAGATTATACGAAAGATGACCTTCCTGAAACCAAAATAGTTGAAAGTTATGGTGGAGAAGTTAGAATTTTATCTTTTGTAGAGGGAAAATCTACTACAAATATAGTAAAAAAAATTCAAGGATAG
- a CDS encoding pimeloyl-ACP methyl esterase BioG family protein, with translation MNAIIFFNGWGMNENVIEDLKIPENFIVKTLTFPYLLEKEQLKEFENIYFVGWSFGVYYLSKFLSENSQIKYKKIISINGTPEIIGKFGIEEKIYNLTLRNMDEKNIEKFYINIGYKSKSNEKNIENLIEELKYLKENYRPQNNYISTAIIGEKDITIPTKNQIKFYEKEKTNIIKLPISHFPFYYLDSWEKIINIDEG, from the coding sequence ATGAATGCAATAATCTTTTTTAATGGTTGGGGAATGAATGAAAATGTAATAGAAGATTTAAAAATTCCAGAAAATTTTATTGTAAAAACTTTAACTTTTCCATATTTACTAGAAAAAGAGCAATTAAAGGAATTTGAGAATATTTATTTTGTAGGATGGTCTTTTGGAGTATATTACCTTTCTAAATTTTTATCAGAAAATTCTCAAATAAAATATAAAAAAATTATTTCAATAAATGGGACACCAGAAATTATTGGAAAATTTGGAATAGAAGAGAAAATTTATAATTTGACTTTAAGAAATATGGATGAAAAAAATATTGAAAAATTTTATATAAATATAGGATATAAAAGCAAAAGTAATGAAAAAAATATTGAGAATTTAATAGAAGAATTGAAATATTTAAAGGAAAATTATAGACCACAAAATAATTATATTTCAACTGCAATAATTGGAGAAAAAGATATTACAATACCAACTAAAAATCAAATAAAATTTTATGAAAAAGAAAAAACTAATATTATAAAATTACCTATTTCTCACTTTCCTTTTTATTATTTAGATAGTTGGGAAAAAATTATAAATATTGATGAGGGATAA